The Deinococcus sedimenti genome window below encodes:
- a CDS encoding VOC family protein, producing the protein MSLTALSITVLSADPVVSAHFYREHFGFSPTAELDWFVSLQHPDLPGLHLDLLRQGHPAAGPDLSRQQTSGVMLALIVPDVEADARRLEQAGLSFVLPVTTEPWGQKRVQLQAPDGVTVELLEFVAPDPQWLAQQTASPT; encoded by the coding sequence ATGTCATTGACCGCCCTGAGCATCACTGTCCTCAGCGCCGACCCCGTCGTCAGCGCCCACTTCTACCGCGAGCACTTCGGCTTTTCCCCCACCGCCGAACTGGACTGGTTCGTCAGCCTGCAGCACCCGGACCTGCCCGGCCTGCACCTCGACCTGCTACGCCAGGGGCACCCGGCGGCCGGACCTGACCTCAGTCGGCAGCAGACCTCCGGGGTCATGCTGGCCCTGATCGTCCCGGACGTCGAAGCCGACGCCCGCCGTCTGGAACAGGCCGGTCTGAGCTTCGTCCTGCCAGTCACCACAGAGCCCTGGGGGCAGAAACGCGTGCAGCTTCAGGCTCCCGACGGCGTGACGGTCGAACTGCTGGAATTCGTCGCTCCGGATCCGCAGTGGCTGGCGCAACAGACCGCCTCCCCCACCTGA
- a CDS encoding TetR family transcriptional regulator: MRQNPARRAALLDAALTLLATKGSAALSYRTLDETASLPVGTAVNYFRTRADLLLQVTRHVLNRLSPDPQVLAAALHHPHPTRHAAVLQHLLERMQRERDATLALLELRLLARRHPELQDAFRATLHENLTLSRQFSETQGFTQSDEEFLMGYLLLSGFVFEELTLPGLLPPELGTRLIQMLTAPAPDQPG, from the coding sequence ATGCGACAGAATCCTGCCCGCCGCGCGGCCCTGCTGGACGCCGCTCTCACCCTGCTGGCCACGAAAGGCTCAGCCGCCCTGAGTTACCGCACCCTGGACGAGACCGCCTCCCTGCCCGTCGGCACCGCCGTGAACTACTTCCGCACCCGGGCCGACCTGCTGCTTCAGGTCACGCGCCACGTCCTGAACCGGCTGAGCCCCGACCCACAGGTCCTGGCGGCCGCACTGCACCACCCGCACCCGACTCGGCACGCTGCTGTCCTCCAGCATCTGCTGGAGCGCATGCAGCGGGAACGCGACGCCACCCTGGCCCTGCTGGAACTGCGCCTGCTGGCCCGGCGACACCCGGAGCTTCAGGACGCCTTCCGCGCCACCCTGCACGAGAACCTGACCCTAAGCCGGCAGTTCAGTGAAACGCAGGGCTTCACGCAGAGCGACGAGGAGTTCCTGATGGGCTACCTGCTGCTCAGCGGGTTCGTGTTTGAGGAGTTGACCCTTCCCGGCCTGCTGCCGCCAGAACTCGGGACGCGACTGATCCAGATGCTGACGGCACCGGCCCCGGATCAGCCCGGCTGA
- the ruvA gene encoding Holliday junction branch migration protein RuvA produces MIAYLSGTVREIREHSAVVVAGGVGYEVQCPVSTLGKLTVGETAELNTRFIVREDAQLLFGFHDADSVRVFDLLTSVSGVGPKLALALLSAMPVSALAAGLLGGDVKLLSSVSGVGKKTAERLVLELQGKIPEHLAAPAAGGGAKAARVTSTAGRDAVDALLALGFREAQVRGVVAELLSADPDLSADSLIRKSLGRLR; encoded by the coding sequence ATGATCGCCTACCTGTCCGGCACCGTCCGGGAAATCCGAGAGCACAGCGCCGTGGTCGTCGCGGGCGGCGTCGGCTACGAGGTCCAGTGCCCCGTCAGCACCCTCGGCAAACTGACCGTCGGCGAGACCGCCGAACTGAACACCCGCTTCATCGTCCGCGAGGACGCCCAGCTGCTGTTCGGCTTCCACGACGCCGACAGCGTCCGCGTGTTCGACCTGCTGACCAGCGTCAGCGGCGTCGGCCCCAAGCTGGCACTGGCGCTGCTGTCCGCCATGCCCGTCAGCGCCCTGGCCGCCGGACTGCTCGGCGGGGACGTGAAACTCCTGTCCAGCGTCAGCGGCGTCGGGAAGAAAACCGCCGAACGGCTCGTGCTTGAACTCCAGGGGAAGATCCCCGAGCACCTCGCCGCGCCCGCAGCAGGGGGCGGCGCGAAGGCCGCGCGGGTCACGAGCACCGCCGGACGCGACGCCGTGGACGCCCTCCTCGCCCTGGGGTTCCGCGAGGCGCAGGTGCGCGGCGTGGTCGCCGAACTCCTCTCCGCCGACCCCGACCTGAGCGCCGACAGCCTGATCCGCAAGAGCCTGGGCAGACTGCGCTAG
- a CDS encoding GNAT family N-acetyltransferase, with the protein MFTLRPARETDRAALYRICLQTGASGEDATHLYADPLILGHVYAGPYLTHAPDFAFVLEEQVSGEVMGYVLGVPDTEAFEATLERAWWPPLRELYPDPAGIPREDRTLDQRIAGLIHHPPRAPQAVLSGYPAHLHIDLLPAAQGGGRGRALMTKLLDALRAAGVRGVHLGVGESNVRAQGFYRHLGFQELSRAPGSVTFGLTLNP; encoded by the coding sequence ATGTTCACCCTGCGCCCCGCCCGCGAGACCGACCGCGCCGCGCTGTACCGCATCTGCCTGCAGACCGGCGCGAGCGGCGAGGACGCCACCCACCTGTACGCCGACCCCCTGATCCTGGGGCATGTGTACGCCGGGCCGTACCTGACGCACGCGCCGGACTTCGCGTTCGTGCTGGAGGAACAGGTCAGCGGCGAGGTGATGGGCTACGTCCTGGGCGTGCCCGACACCGAGGCCTTCGAGGCGACCCTGGAACGCGCGTGGTGGCCGCCTCTGCGTGAGCTGTACCCCGACCCGGCCGGCATTCCGCGTGAGGACCGCACGCTCGACCAGCGGATCGCGGGCCTGATCCACCACCCGCCCCGCGCGCCGCAGGCCGTGTTGAGCGGGTACCCGGCGCACCTGCACATCGACCTGCTGCCTGCCGCGCAGGGCGGAGGACGCGGCCGGGCGCTGATGACCAAGCTGCTGGACGCCCTGCGCGCGGCTGGCGTGCGCGGCGTGCACCTCGGCGTGGGCGAGTCGAACGTCCGCGCGCAGGGCTTCTACCGGCACCTGGGCTTCCAGGAACTGAGCCGCGCGCCCGGGAGCGTGACCTTCGGCCTGACCCTGAACCCGTGA
- the metG gene encoding methionine--tRNA ligase: MSQDPFFITTAIDYANGAPHIGHVYEKILTDAIARYQRLAGRDVFFLTGTDEHGEKIAKAAAKAGQTPQVFVDDLATRAFKGLWDRLEISYDDFVRTTEGRHKRFVQDVLQRVYDAGDIYFDEYEGLYSVGAERYVTEKELVEGPDGVRRYPGDKDPPELRREANYFFRMEKYQAWLLEHIQTNPDFIQPAGYRNEVIEMLREPIGPLSISRPKSRVPWGIELPWDPDHVTYVWFDALLNYVSAPVSKGAKPDVIGTAWHVIGKDILKPHAVFWPTMLKAAGLPPYRRLVVHSHILAEDGRKMGKSLGNAIDPEALVGTYPVDAIRYTLLREATLSADSPYGEGILVNRLNSDLANDLGNLLSRTVSMIQKYRGGVIPAAAELSDRDREIESAALALPGQILGLVDDLKINMAIEAAMNFVRDLNRYIAESAPWTLAKSEATQRRLDTVLYTAAEGLRVASVALEAVIPVKARELRAQLGLGGHTYALQAAWGLTPAGTRVQGGAILFPKPEPKDTPTPAAPAPKPGKKEKAMTQTAPEPTTTAPTTPAAAPAPEATETLISIDEFARIDLRVAEVIAAEAVAKADKLLKLTVKLGEEERTVVSGIRKWFEPEALVGRKVILVANLKPAKLRGIESQGMILAAEDDQGNLDLVGLGLDLPSGTKVR, encoded by the coding sequence ATGAGCCAAGACCCGTTTTTCATCACGACCGCCATCGACTACGCCAACGGCGCGCCCCACATCGGGCACGTCTACGAGAAGATCCTCACCGACGCCATCGCCCGCTACCAGCGCCTCGCGGGGCGGGACGTGTTCTTCCTGACTGGCACGGACGAGCACGGCGAGAAGATCGCCAAGGCCGCCGCGAAGGCCGGGCAGACCCCGCAGGTGTTCGTGGACGACCTCGCCACGCGCGCCTTCAAGGGCCTGTGGGACCGCCTGGAAATCAGCTACGACGACTTCGTCCGCACCACCGAGGGGCGCCACAAGCGTTTCGTGCAGGACGTCCTGCAACGCGTGTACGACGCCGGGGACATCTACTTCGACGAGTACGAGGGCCTGTACTCGGTCGGCGCCGAGCGTTACGTCACCGAGAAGGAACTCGTCGAGGGGCCTGACGGCGTGCGCCGCTACCCCGGCGACAAGGACCCGCCCGAACTGCGCCGCGAGGCAAACTACTTCTTCCGCATGGAGAAGTACCAGGCGTGGCTGCTGGAGCACATCCAGACGAACCCGGACTTCATCCAGCCCGCCGGGTACCGCAACGAGGTCATCGAGATGCTGCGTGAACCCATCGGGCCGCTGAGCATCTCCCGGCCCAAGAGCCGCGTCCCGTGGGGCATCGAGCTGCCCTGGGACCCGGACCACGTCACGTACGTGTGGTTCGACGCGCTGCTGAACTACGTGTCCGCGCCCGTCAGCAAGGGTGCCAAGCCCGACGTGATCGGCACCGCGTGGCACGTCATCGGCAAGGACATCCTCAAGCCGCACGCGGTGTTCTGGCCGACCATGCTCAAGGCCGCCGGGCTGCCCCCCTACCGCCGCCTCGTGGTGCACAGCCACATCCTCGCGGAGGACGGCCGCAAGATGGGCAAGAGCCTCGGGAACGCCATCGACCCCGAGGCGCTCGTGGGCACGTACCCCGTCGACGCGATCCGCTACACCCTGCTGCGCGAGGCGACCCTCAGTGCCGACAGCCCCTACGGCGAGGGCATCCTGGTGAACCGCCTGAACAGCGACCTCGCCAACGACCTGGGCAACCTGCTGTCGCGCACCGTCAGCATGATCCAGAAGTACCGGGGCGGCGTGATTCCCGCCGCCGCAGAACTCAGCGACCGCGACCGCGAGATCGAATCGGCCGCACTCGCCCTGCCTGGGCAGATCCTGGGACTCGTGGACGACCTGAAGATCAACATGGCGATCGAGGCCGCCATGAACTTCGTGCGCGACCTGAACCGCTACATCGCCGAGAGTGCCCCGTGGACCCTCGCCAAGAGCGAGGCGACCCAGCGCCGCCTGGACACCGTGCTGTACACCGCCGCCGAGGGCCTGCGCGTCGCCAGCGTCGCCCTGGAGGCCGTGATTCCCGTCAAGGCCCGCGAACTGCGCGCCCAGCTGGGCCTGGGCGGCCACACGTACGCCCTGCAGGCCGCGTGGGGCCTCACGCCCGCCGGGACGCGCGTGCAGGGCGGCGCGATCCTCTTCCCGAAACCCGAACCGAAAGACACCCCCACCCCCGCCGCGCCCGCCCCGAAGCCCGGCAAGAAAGAGAAAGCCATGACCCAGACTGCCCCCGAACCGACCACCACCGCCCCCACCACACCTGCTGCTGCCCCTGCCCCCGAGGCGACCGAGACGCTGATCAGCATCGACGAGTTCGCCCGCATCGACCTGCGCGTCGCGGAAGTCATCGCCGCCGAGGCCGTCGCCAAGGCCGACAAGCTCCTGAAACTCACCGTGAAACTCGGCGAGGAGGAACGGACCGTCGTCAGCGGCATCCGCAAGTGGTTCGAACCCGAGGCCCTGGTCGGCCGCAAGGTCATCCTGGTCGCCAACCTGAAACCCGCCAAGCTGCGCGGCATCGAATCGCAGGGCATGATCCTCGCCGCCGAGGACGACCAGGGCAACCTGGACCTCGTCGGCCTGGGCCTGGACCTGCCCAGCGGCACCAAAGTCCGCTGA
- the rapZ gene encoding RNase adapter RapZ, which translates to MPFVVVSGLSGSGKSTALRTLEDAGFFITDNLPPELWGAMHDLVGARGLRCVAISADARTREFLSALDDSYLRLSRRRDDLRVLFLEANDDVLLKRYNFTRREHPLGENLMFDFARERELLAPLRAIADTVIDTTNLSAKELATKVLRVFRLEHDFHLRLMSFGFKHAPPRDADLVLDVRSLPNPYYDPELRPRTGLDPQVSAYAFHGEASEQFYADLRDFVRVAAERARASGRHGYTVAIGCTGGQHRSVAVASRLAQDLKDLHVDIMDHRDMKEHDPHE; encoded by the coding sequence ATGCCGTTTGTTGTCGTGTCCGGTCTGTCCGGCAGTGGAAAAAGCACCGCGCTGCGAACCCTGGAGGACGCCGGGTTCTTCATCACGGACAACCTCCCGCCGGAACTCTGGGGCGCGATGCATGACCTCGTGGGGGCGCGCGGCCTGCGCTGCGTCGCGATCAGCGCCGACGCCCGCACCCGCGAGTTCCTCAGCGCCCTGGACGACAGCTACCTGCGCCTGTCCCGCCGCCGCGACGACCTGCGCGTCCTGTTCCTCGAGGCGAACGACGACGTCCTGCTTAAACGCTACAACTTCACCCGACGAGAACACCCGCTGGGCGAGAACCTGATGTTCGACTTCGCCCGCGAACGCGAACTGCTCGCCCCGCTGCGCGCCATTGCCGACACGGTCATCGACACCACCAACCTCAGCGCCAAGGAACTCGCCACGAAGGTCCTGCGCGTCTTCCGGCTGGAACACGACTTCCACCTGCGCCTGATGTCCTTCGGCTTCAAGCACGCCCCACCCCGCGACGCCGACCTGGTGCTCGACGTGCGCAGCCTCCCCAACCCCTACTACGACCCGGAACTGCGCCCCCGCACCGGCCTGGACCCCCAGGTGTCCGCCTACGCCTTCCACGGCGAGGCCAGCGAGCAGTTCTACGCGGACCTGCGCGACTTCGTGCGCGTCGCCGCCGAACGCGCCCGCGCCAGCGGCCGCCACGGCTACACCGTCGCCATCGGCTGCACCGGTGGGCAGCACCGCAGCGTCGCCGTCGCCTCGCGCCTCGCGCAGGACCTGAAGGACCTGCACGTCGATATCATGGACCACCGCGACATGAAAGAACACGACCCCCATGAGTGA
- a CDS encoding gluconeogenesis factor YvcK family protein, whose amino-acid sequence MSDPPLPQRATRPGPAGASRRADLLQRGQLAGRRARMWMSPGLGVKRWLALFVICTLIGAVGVLHFTWTGPLHFTATRWILWVNALIRPEVMPLYVGGVVLMILALTGALWSIMMLNRSVLSGTGTAPGQAVDLMYQNRHLARGPRIVTLGGGTGMSNLLSGLRVHTGNTTAIVTVADDGGSSGRLRQSLDMIAPGDLTDCYAALSDSPVMARLLLHRFQRGDGIEGHTFGNLMLATLSEQEGSLSEAMLDIHEVLRIRGHVYPATTQPVTLVAHLSDGRTIRGESQFAQQVGAARIGHVTLDPPDLPALPEVRQAIRDADQIVLGPGSLYTSIIPALLVPGVAQELRQTTAPLIYVASLMTEPGETDDLTLEGHVQAITRHLGRAPDCVLVNNAVPARAIIDRYAAEGAHLLSLSGASRDLRGRSVILPLLHPGQARHDPAALAQALLYAAPRRDQTS is encoded by the coding sequence ATGAGTGACCCGCCGCTCCCTCAGCGCGCGACCCGGCCCGGACCAGCCGGGGCGTCCCGGCGCGCCGACCTGCTCCAGCGCGGCCAGCTGGCCGGCCGCCGCGCGCGCATGTGGATGTCGCCCGGGCTGGGCGTCAAACGCTGGCTGGCGCTGTTCGTCATCTGCACCCTGATCGGCGCGGTCGGCGTGCTGCACTTCACGTGGACCGGCCCGCTGCACTTCACCGCCACCCGCTGGATCCTCTGGGTGAACGCCCTGATCCGGCCCGAGGTCATGCCGCTGTACGTGGGCGGCGTCGTGCTGATGATCCTGGCCCTCACAGGCGCCCTGTGGAGCATCATGATGCTCAACCGCTCCGTCCTGAGTGGCACCGGCACCGCCCCCGGTCAGGCCGTGGACCTGATGTACCAGAACCGCCACCTCGCGCGCGGACCGCGCATCGTGACGCTCGGCGGCGGCACCGGCATGTCCAACCTGCTGTCTGGCCTGCGGGTGCACACCGGGAACACCACCGCCATCGTCACCGTCGCCGACGACGGCGGCAGCAGCGGCCGCCTGCGCCAGTCGCTGGACATGATCGCTCCCGGTGACCTCACGGACTGCTACGCGGCGCTGAGCGACAGCCCCGTCATGGCCCGCCTCCTCCTGCACCGCTTCCAGCGTGGCGACGGCATCGAGGGGCACACCTTCGGGAACCTGATGCTCGCCACGCTCAGCGAGCAGGAAGGCAGCCTCAGCGAGGCCATGCTGGACATCCACGAGGTGCTGCGCATCCGCGGCCACGTGTACCCCGCCACCACCCAGCCCGTCACCCTAGTCGCCCATCTGAGTGACGGCCGGACCATCCGCGGCGAGAGTCAGTTCGCGCAGCAGGTCGGCGCCGCCCGCATCGGGCACGTGACCCTGGACCCACCCGACCTGCCCGCCCTGCCCGAGGTGCGCCAGGCCATCCGCGACGCGGACCAGATCGTGCTGGGCCCCGGCAGTCTGTACACCAGCATCATTCCGGCGCTGCTTGTACCGGGGGTCGCGCAGGAACTCCGGCAGACGACCGCCCCCCTGATCTACGTGGCCAGCCTGATGACCGAACCCGGCGAGACCGACGACCTGACCTTGGAAGGCCACGTGCAGGCCATCACCCGCCACCTGGGCCGCGCCCCCGACTGCGTGCTCGTGAACAACGCCGTTCCGGCCCGCGCCATCATCGACCGCTACGCCGCTGAGGGCGCGCACCTCCTGAGCCTCAGCGGGGCCAGCCGCGACCTGCGGGGCCGCAGCGTGATCCTGCCCCTGCTGCACCCCGGACAGGCCCGGCACGACCCGGCCGCCCTGGCGCAGGCCCTGCTGTACGCCGCGCCCCGCCGCGACCAGACGAGCTGA
- a CDS encoding alpha/beta hydrolase, translating into MKRSVTASLLAALALSACATSPAPEPAPVNTRAQDTRTFTAVTPTLTALPGATIVQGVMPGLRGNAAYAIEVPTTWNGQLIMYAHGYAGDGPELRVQLPALRAYWLSLGYAWAASSYSANYYDVQAGVEDTNALANAFSTLTGKAKPTKTLIMGVSMGGHVAGAAIEKETAQTAKNRTTYAAAMPVCGVMDEEYEFQWLGDYTLVAAQLAGLGPKAFPQGTDTYKALLPDILNANFSSYSGALWQENATQGAKLREIARNLTGGDRPVFNLGFRVAALQGAVFSTGGSDGTVTGILPRNIYGNANTTYRWTTGATPTPAEVAFNASILRVTPAQNPNPTLNGSVRYLPRVNGEISVPVLTLHTTGDFYVPFKHQQLYRAAVTAAGNGDRLVQRAIRAAGHCEFTGPELVEGFNDLVKWEAGGAKPAGDDVTTPAVLADPNYGCRFTRSTRPGVDACPAN; encoded by the coding sequence ATGAAGCGTTCCGTCACCGCCAGTCTGCTCGCTGCTCTCGCCCTGTCCGCCTGCGCCACCAGCCCCGCGCCCGAACCCGCACCAGTCAATACCCGCGCCCAGGACACCCGCACCTTCACGGCTGTCACCCCCACCCTGACCGCCCTGCCCGGCGCGACCATCGTCCAGGGCGTCATGCCCGGCCTGCGCGGCAACGCCGCCTACGCCATCGAAGTGCCCACCACCTGGAACGGCCAGCTGATCATGTACGCCCACGGCTACGCCGGCGACGGCCCCGAACTCAGGGTGCAGCTCCCGGCCCTGCGCGCCTACTGGCTCAGCCTCGGGTACGCCTGGGCGGCCAGTTCCTACAGCGCCAACTACTACGACGTGCAGGCCGGCGTGGAGGACACCAACGCCCTGGCCAACGCTTTCAGCACCCTGACCGGCAAGGCCAAGCCCACCAAGACGCTGATCATGGGCGTCAGCATGGGCGGCCACGTCGCCGGCGCCGCCATAGAGAAGGAGACGGCGCAGACCGCAAAGAACAGGACCACGTACGCCGCCGCCATGCCCGTCTGCGGCGTCATGGACGAGGAGTACGAATTCCAGTGGCTGGGTGACTACACCCTGGTCGCCGCTCAGCTTGCGGGCCTGGGACCCAAAGCCTTCCCGCAGGGGACCGACACATACAAGGCCCTGCTGCCCGACATCCTGAACGCCAACTTCAGCTCGTACAGCGGCGCACTCTGGCAGGAGAACGCCACGCAGGGCGCCAAGCTCCGCGAGATCGCCCGCAACCTCACAGGCGGCGACCGGCCCGTGTTCAACCTCGGCTTCCGCGTCGCGGCCCTCCAGGGCGCCGTGTTCAGCACCGGCGGCTCGGACGGCACCGTGACCGGCATCCTGCCCCGCAACATCTACGGGAATGCGAACACCACCTACCGCTGGACGACCGGCGCGACCCCCACCCCGGCCGAGGTCGCCTTCAACGCCAGCATCCTGCGCGTCACGCCCGCCCAGAACCCCAACCCGACCCTGAACGGCAGCGTCCGGTACCTGCCCCGCGTGAACGGCGAGATCAGCGTGCCCGTGCTGACCCTGCACACCACGGGGGACTTCTACGTGCCCTTCAAGCACCAGCAGCTGTACCGCGCCGCCGTGACCGCCGCCGGAAACGGCGACCGCCTCGTGCAGCGCGCCATCCGCGCCGCCGGACACTGCGAATTCACCGGACCCGAACTCGTCGAGGGCTTCAACGACCTCGTGAAGTGGGAAGCGGGCGGCGCGAAACCCGCCGGGGACGACGTCACCACCCCCGCCGTGCTGGCCGACCCGAACTACGGCTGCAGATTCACCCGCAGCACCCGCCCCGGCGTGGACGCCTGCCCCGCGAACTGA
- a CDS encoding thiamine diphosphokinase, whose amino-acid sequence MIAWVLVGGRLVDSPLLAALPRPDVVVAADGGARHAALLGMWGLGVRVDVWVGDFDSSAGVFVDAPREVHPAAKDETDAELAIRVARERGATELVLLGAFGGRFDHTLALALLAVRLAEREGLRLTLSSGDEWGWPLTPASPLSLVVPRGATLSVLAVTDLRGLSLEGVRWPLSDADIPLGSGWTVSNEAQGDTVTASLREGRALLTVLPSLPE is encoded by the coding sequence GTGATCGCGTGGGTGCTGGTGGGGGGTCGGCTGGTGGATTCGCCGTTGCTGGCGGCGCTGCCTCGCCCGGACGTGGTGGTCGCGGCGGATGGCGGGGCGCGGCACGCGGCACTGCTGGGCATGTGGGGCCTGGGTGTTCGCGTGGACGTGTGGGTGGGGGATTTCGACTCGTCGGCGGGCGTGTTCGTGGACGCCCCGCGCGAGGTCCACCCGGCGGCGAAGGACGAGACGGACGCGGAACTGGCGATCCGCGTGGCGCGCGAGCGGGGCGCGACGGAGCTGGTGCTGCTGGGCGCGTTCGGTGGGCGCTTCGATCACACGCTGGCGCTGGCGCTGCTCGCCGTGCGCCTAGCCGAGCGTGAGGGCCTGCGCTTGACCCTGAGCAGCGGGGACGAGTGGGGTTGGCCGCTGACGCCCGCCTCTCCCCTGTCGCTGGTGGTGCCGCGCGGCGCGACCCTGAGCGTGCTGGCCGTGACGGACCTGCGCGGCCTGAGCCTGGAGGGCGTGCGCTGGCCGCTCTCTGACGCGGATATTCCGCTGGGGAGCGGCTGGACGGTCAGCAACGAGGCGCAGGGCGACACGGTGACCGCCTCGCTGCGGGAGGGCCGCGCCCTGCTGACGGTGCTGCCCTCCCTGCCGGAATAA
- a CDS encoding ABC transporter ATP-binding protein, which translates to MTDLPAALSLAGLRKSFGGVAAVRGVSLDVAAGETVALLGPSGCGKSTVLRVVAGLERPDAGSVAVAGRDVTGLPPEARGVGLVFQDYALFPHLSVLGNVAYGPRVRGAGRGVAEARAREALALVDLPGLEARRVAQLSGGQAQRVALARALATGAGLLLLDEPMSNLDERLRAELRAGLRSLFARVRAGVLLVTHDQREARALAGRVAVMRAGELVQVGGAEEVFARPATAWVAAFLGESNLLPDGPGWVRFMPEEALRPGVGEWWPVVARQPVEGGVQVTVAHAWGPLSLTLSAREAAALDGDRLRLSVEASGVRRLPEDRA; encoded by the coding sequence GTGACCGACCTTCCCGCTGCCCTGTCCCTCGCCGGTCTCCGCAAGTCGTTTGGTGGGGTGGCGGCGGTGCGGGGCGTGTCGCTGGATGTGGCGGCGGGTGAGACGGTGGCGCTGCTGGGCCCGAGTGGGTGCGGGAAGAGCACGGTGCTGCGGGTGGTGGCGGGCCTGGAGCGGCCGGATGCGGGGTCGGTGGCGGTTGCGGGTCGGGACGTGACGGGCCTGCCGCCGGAGGCGCGTGGGGTGGGGTTGGTGTTTCAGGATTACGCGCTGTTTCCGCATCTGAGCGTGCTGGGGAACGTGGCGTACGGGCCGCGGGTGCGGGGGGCGGGGCGTGGGGTGGCGGAGGCGCGGGCGCGCGAGGCGCTGGCGTTGGTGGATCTGCCGGGGCTGGAGGCGCGGCGGGTGGCGCAGCTGTCGGGGGGGCAGGCGCAGCGGGTGGCGCTGGCGCGGGCGCTGGCGACGGGGGCGGGGCTGCTGCTGCTGGATGAGCCGATGTCGAACCTGGACGAGCGGCTGCGCGCCGAACTCCGCGCGGGGCTGCGGTCGCTGTTCGCGCGGGTGAGGGCCGGGGTGCTGCTGGTCACGCACGATCAGCGGGAGGCGCGGGCACTGGCCGGGCGGGTGGCGGTCATGCGGGCGGGTGAACTGGTGCAGGTGGGGGGGGCGGAGGAGGTGTTCGCGCGGCCCGCGACGGCGTGGGTGGCGGCGTTCCTGGGCGAGTCGAACCTGCTGCCGGACGGGCCGGGTTGGGTGCGGTTCATGCCGGAGGAAGCGTTGCGGCCCGGCGTGGGTGAGTGGTGGCCGGTGGTGGCGCGGCAGCCGGTGGAGGGGGGCGTGCAGGTCACGGTCGCGCACGCGTGGGGGCCGCTGTCCCTGACGCTGAGTGCGCGGGAGGCGGCGGCGCTGGACGGGGATCGCCTGCGCCTGAGCGTGGAGGCGTCAGGTGTGCGGCGTCTGCCGGAGGACCGGGCGTGA